A genomic stretch from Pempheris klunzingeri isolate RE-2024b chromosome 23, fPemKlu1.hap1, whole genome shotgun sequence includes:
- the plcb3 gene encoding 1-phosphatidylinositol 4,5-bisphosphate phosphodiesterase beta-3 produces MAGAKPGVHALQLKPVSVHETLKKGGKFIKWDEEPNSGPPTLVTLKVDPDGFFLYWTGGSNLEVEILDMSTIRDTRTGKYAKQPKDPKLREVLGFGKADNVEGKLVTVVHGNDLVNINFLNFQAMQEDTAKIWTDELFTLATNILSQNASRNTFLLKAYTKLKLQVNQDGKIPVKNILKMFSDKKRVETALEQCGLVNNRSEGLKPDDFTWEAFQKFLDSLCLRPEIQSIFEESGSKRKPFISLDQLTDFVNRKQRDSRLNEVLYPPLKREQVRQIMERYETNTSQLERDQISLQAFARYLGGEENSIAPPERLDIIDDMNQPLSHYFVNSSHNTYLTVGQLTGLSSVEMYRQVLLTGCRCVELDCWKGRPQDEEPYITHGFTMTTEIPFKEVIEAIAESAFKTSPYPVILSFENHVDSAKQQVKMAEYCRTIFGEALLIDPLEKYPLDPGQPLPSPQEMLGKILIKNKKKHHHHRPSSSGSIRRREQEEQSSPHNDCPLTDNEGSQLLSNGEEKLAERMVKDSEPRKSIGGEAESEEDEEDETVTELKKPNSDEGTASSEVNATEEMSTLVNYIEPVKFKSFEVANKRRKFFEMSSFVETKGMDTLKSSPIEFVEYNKNQLSRIYPKGTRVDSSNYMPQLFWNVGCQMVALNFQTLDLPMQLNMGVFEYNGGSGYLLKPEFMRRTDKHFDPFTENIVDGIVANTVKIKVISGQFLTDKKVGVYVEVDIFGLPADTKRKYRTKTSNGNSLDPVWDDEMFVFNKVVLPTLASLRIAVFEENGKFIGHRILPVSAIRPGYHYINLKNELNQPLFLPSLLVYTEAQDYIPNEHQEYAEALTNPIKHISQLHKRETQLAVLLEDNNEHVPNQCKEGETGRESEVIPGGRLPSPFHTLPPCSLDEAPDLIKLPAPAQSPKEDLIATVLADIQAQSIEELKQQKSYAKLLKKQGKEVKEMRKKHLKKVWNLSKEQKSRSIQIHSDTQRRRSQMEKHLKRSIKKNEPQEPVQRELTALDQEIEKQTVQLREWQMQELLKLRQQLHSVEREKQQTHLQEAFQKLKETAHECQAAQLKKLREMCEKEKKELQKILDRKRQNSISEAKSRDKDKAETELNEINRKHIQDSVALIRGLEEAQTRRQDKLMLRQREVLQHIDEELPLLQTRLERVVEEEYQRLPEEICQHLQLELQNKGLRKDALFSPLSNHSSPSSGSGPPSNCSTPSYPSTPNRSTWNRSIDNSTASLADSTSSSTTPVLSEAEMSFT; encoded by the exons GAGCCCAACAGCGGGCCCCCCACCCTTGTAACCCTGAAAGTTGACCCAGATGGATTCTTCCTCTACTGGACTGGAGGGTCCAAcctg GAGGTGGAGATTCTGGACATGAGCACCATCAGGGACACCAGAACAGGAAAATACGCCAAACAGCCAAAG gaccCGAAGCTGCGGGAGGTGCTGGGCTTCGGCAAAGCTGACAACGTTGAAGGGAAACTGGTAACCGTCGTCCATGGCAATGACCTGGTCAACATCAACTTCCTCAACTTCCAGGCGATGCAGGAAGATACAGCCAAG ATTTGGACAGACGAGCTGTTCACTTTGGCCACAAACATACTTTCCCAGAATGCATCACGGAACACCTTCCTCCTCAAAGC GTACACTAAGTTGAAGTTGCAGGTGAATCAGGATGGGAAGATTCCTGTGAAGaa TATTCTCAAGATGTTTTCAGATAAAAAGAGAGTGGAGACTGCGCTGGAGCAGTGTGGCCTCGTCAATAACAGG TCAGAGGGGCTCAAGCCGGATGATTTCACGTGGGAGGCCTTCCAGAAGTTTCTCGACAGCCTCTGTCTCCGGCCTGAGATACAAAGCATCTTTGAGGAAAG TGGCTCCAAGAGAAAGCCGTTCATCTCTCTGGACCAGCTGACGGACTTCGTCAACCGCAAGCAGCGAGACTCCAGACTGAACGAGGTGCTGTACCCCCCGCTGAAAAGAGAGCAGGTCCGACAGATCATGGAGAGATATGAGACAAACACCAGCCAACTGGAGAGAG ACCAGATCAGTTTGCAGGCTTTCGCTCGGTAtctgggaggagaggaaaacagcatCGCACCCCCAGAGAGGCTGGACATCATCGACGACATGAACCAGCCGCTGTCTCACTACTTCGTCAACTCCTCACACAACACATACctcacag TGGGTCAGCTGACCGGGCTGTCGTCAGTGGAGATGTACAGACAGGTGCTGCTGACTGGGTGTCGCTGTGTAGAGCTGGACTGCTGGAAGGGCCGGCCGCAAGATGAGGAGCCGTACATCACCCACGGGTTCACCATGACCACCGAGATCCCCTTTAAG GAGGTGATCGAGGCGATAGCAGAGAGTGCATTCAAGACTTCACCGTACCCAGTCATCCTGTCCTTTGAAAACCACGTGGATTC GGCCAAGCAGCAGGTCAAAATGGCAGAGTACTGCAGGACCATCTTTGGAGAAGCCCTGCTCATTGATCCACTGGAGAAATATCCT CTGGACCCTGGTCAGCCCCTCCCGTCACCGCAGGAGATGCTGGGTAAGATtctcattaaaaacaagaagaagcaccaccaccaccggcCCTCAAGCAGTGGCAGCATACGAcgcagagagcaggaggagcagtcGTCACCCCACAATG ACTGTCCTTTGACGGACAACGAGGGAAGTCAGCTCCTGTCCAACGGGGAGGAGAAGCTCGCTGAGAGGATGGTGAAAGACTCTGAGCCCCGCAAGTCCATAG gaggtgaagcagagagcgaggaggatgaggaggacgaaACGGTGACGGAGCTGAAAAAGCCGAACTCTGACGAG GGTACAGCCAGCAGTGAGGTGAACGCCACCGAGGAGATGTCGACTCTCGTCAACTACATCGAACCTGTGAAATTCAAGAGTTTCGAGGTGGCAAAca agaggaggaagttCTTTGAAATGTCCTCGTTTGTGGAAACGAAAGGCATGGACACCCTGAAGAGCTCTCCCATCGAATTTGTCGA GTACAATAAGAATCAGCTGAGCCGAATCTACCCTAAAGGAACGAGGGTGGACAGCTCCAACTACATGCCTCAGCTCTTCTGGAATGTGGGCTGCCAGATGGTGGCGCTGAACTTCCAGACCCTCG ACCTCCCTATGCAACTAAACATGGGTGTGTTTGAGTACAACGGCGGCAGTGGCTACCTGCTGAAACCTGAGTTCATGAGAAGGACGGACAAACACTTTGACCCTTTCACAGAAAACATAGTGGATGGGATAGTCGCCAATACTGTCAAAATAAAG GTGATCTCAGGCCAGTTCCTGACGGATAAAAAGGTCGGCGTGTACGTGGAAGTGGACATTTTTGGGCTTCCTGCTGACACTAAGAGGAAGTACAGAACCAAAACATCCAATGGGAACTCGCTGGACCCCGTGTGGGACgatgaaatgtttgtgtttaacaAG GTGGTCCTCCCCACACTGGCCTCCCTGAGGATAGCAGTGTTTGAAGAAAACGGCAAGTTTATTGGACACCGGATCCTCCCCGTGTCAGCCATTAGGCCag GCTACCACTACATCAACCTAAAGAATGAGCTAAACCAGCCCCTCTTCCTGCCCTCTCTGCTGGTTTACACTGAAGCTCAGGACTACATCCCTAATGAACACCAGG AGTACGCAGAGGCTCTGACAAACCCCATTAAACACATCAGTCAGTTGCACAAGAGGGAGACACAGCTGGCTGTTCTCCTAGAGGACAACAATGAG CATGTCCCCAACCAGtgcaaagagggagagactgggagagagagtgaggtcATTCCAGGAGGTCGACTCCCCTCCCCCTTCCACACTCTGCCTCCATGCTCATTGGATGAAGCCCCTGACCTCATCAAATTACCTGCACCAG cacaaAGTCCGAAGGAAGACCTCATAGCCACTGTTCTGGCAG acaTCCAGGCCCAGTCCATAGAGgagctgaagcagcagaagagtTATGCGAAGCTGCTAAAGAAACAGGGCAAAGAAGTCAAAGAGATGCGAAAGAAACACCTCAAGAAG gtgtgGAATCTGAGTAAGGAGCAGAAGAGTCGGAGTATCCAGATTCACTCTGACACCCAGAGGAGACGCAGTCAGATGGAGAAGCACCTCAAACGCAGCATCAAGAAAAA tgagcCCCAGGAGCCAGTGCAGCGTGAACTAACAGCGTTGGATCAGGAGATTGAGAAGCAGACGGTCCAGCTGAGGGAATGGCAGATGCAAGAACTGCTGAAGCTCCGACAGCAGCTTCattcagtggagagagagaagcaacaAACGCACCTACaggag GCCTTCCAGAAGTTAAAGGAGACGGCCCATGAATGTCAAGCAGCTCAGCTGAAGAAGCTCAGGGAGATGTGCGAGAA GGAGAAGAAAGAGCTCCAGAAGATCCTGGACAGGAAGCGACAAAACAGCATCAGCGAAGCCAAGAGCCGCGACAAAGACAAGGCTGAAAC GGAACTGAATGAGATCAACAGGAAACATATTCAAGATTCTGTCGCCTTAATCCGCGGG ctggaggaggctcaGACCAGGAGACAGGACAAGCTGATGCTGAGGCAGCGGGAGGTGCTGCAGCACATAGACGAGGAGCTTCCGCTG CTTCAGACTCGGTTGGAGcgggtggtggaggaggagtatCAGCGACTACCGGAGGAAATCTGCCAACACCTTCAGTTGGAGCTGCAGAACAAAGGTCTCCGAAAGGACGCCCTGTTCTCGCCCTTGTCCAATCACAGCAGCCCCAGCTCCGGCTCGGGCCCGCCCTCCAACTGCTCCACACCCTCTTACCCATCAACGCCCAATCGCAGCACCTGGAACAGGAGCATAGACAATAGCACTGCCTCATTGGCCGATTCCACTTCCTCGTCCACCACTCCCGTCCTGTCAGAGGCGGAGATGTCATTCACTTAA